The window ATGCCTTTGAGCAAGCAACGGACCATCATAAAAAATTACCAGTAATTTTAGGAGGAAATTAATATGAACTTTGAAACAGTTATTGGATTAGAAATCCACGTAGAATTAAAAACTGATTCTAAAATCTTTTCTCCATCACCTGCCCATTTTGGAGCAGAACCAAATGTAAACACAAACGAGATTGATTTTAGTTACCCTGGTGTGTTGCCAGTATTGAATAAAGGCGCACTTGAATACGGGATTAAAGCAGCCTTAGCACTAAATTGTGGAATTGCTGAGTATACACATTTTGACCGTAAAAACTATTTCTATCCTGATAATCCAAAAGCTTACCAAATTTCTCAAGCTGATTATCCAGTAGGAGCGAATGGTTGGATTGAAATCGAAGTTAATGGAGAAACAAAAAAAATTCGTATTGAACGTGTGCATTTAGAAGAAGATGCAGGTAAAAATATTCATGGAACAGATGGCTATTCTTATGTTGACTTAAACCGTCAAGGCACACCATTGATCGAGATTGTATCAGAAGCGGATATGAGATCTCCTGAAGAAGCCTATGCATACTTAGAAGCGGTTCGTTCAATGATTCAATTCGCAGGCGTAAGTGATGTAAAAATGGAAGAAGGCTCAATGCGTTGTGACGCAAATATTTCTTTACGCCCATATGGTCAAGAAAAATTCGGAACAAAAGCAGAAATTAAAAACATTAACTCTATCAGTAATGTGAAAAAAGGTCTTGAGTATGAAGTCAAACGTCAAGAAAAAGTATTGTTATCAGGTGGAATGATTCAACAAGAAACACGTCGTTTTGACGATTCAACTGGTGAAACTATTTTAATGCGTGTCAAAGAAGGCGCAAGTGACTACCGTTATTTCCCAGAACCTGATATTCCAATATTAGAAATTTCACCTGAATGGGTAGAAGAATTACGTACACAAATTCCTGAAATGCCAAAAGTACGTCGTACACGTTATGTTGAAGAATTAGGATTACCTGAATACGATGCAATGGTCTTAACATTATCAAAAGAAATGTCAGATTTCTTTGAAGCGACAATTGCTAATAAGGTGGATCCAAAAGCTGCATCTAACTGGTTAATGGGAGAAGTATCTGCACATTTAAATAGTGCACAATTAGAATTACATGAGACAAAATTGACGCCTGATAACTTAGCGGGTATGATTCAATTAATAAATGATGGCACAATTAGTTCTAAGATGGCGAAGAAAGTTTTCAAAGAATTAATTGAAAATGGCGGGGATGCTAAACAAGTAGTTGAAGCAAAAGGGTTGGTTCAATTATCTGATCCAAGTCAATTATTGCCAATTATTACGGAGATTTTAGACAACAATGAACAATCGATTGAAGATTACAAAAACGGTAAAGACCGTGCAGTCGGTTTCTTAGTTGGTCAAACAATGAAAGCTACTAAAGGACAAGCAAATCCTGGAATCGTTAATAAGTTATTAATGGAAGAGCTTGCGAAACGTTAATAAGTGGAGGAAGTAACATGAGAGCAAGAGTGATTTATAATCCTACTTCAGGAAAAGAATTATTAAAGCGTCATTTACCAGATATTTTAATGATTTTAGAAGAGGCCGGCTATGAGGCAAGTGCCTACGCCACAACACCTGAACCAAATTCAGCAGAGACTGAAGCGCGTCGTGCAGCAATTGATGGGTTTGATTTAGTGGTCGCAGCAGGTGGAGATGGTACCATCAACCAAGTGATTAATGGTATCGCACCGTTGGAGAAGCGACCTAGAGTGGGGATTATTCCTGGAGGGACAACAAATGACTACGCTCGAGCGTTAAAAATCCCTCGTAATGATGTACTAGAAGCTGCTCGCGTTATGTTAAAAAAACAAACGCTTAAGATTGATGTCGGTCAAGCTGATGATCATTACTTTATCAACATTGGTGCAGGCGGTTATTTGACAGAATTGACATACGAAGTTCCATCACAATTAAAGAGTATTTTTGGTTATTTAGCCTATATTGTTAAGGGCGCAGAAATGTTGCCACGAGTTAAACCAATCAATATGCGGTTAGAATACGATGATGGGGTTTACGAAGGAGAAGCGTCAATGTTCTTTGTAGGCTTAACTAATTCAGTCGGTGGATTTGAAACAATTGTTCCAGATGCCCAACTTGACGATGGTAAGTTCTCACTGATTATTGTCAAAACAGCTAACTTAGTTGAAATCTTGCGATTGATTGTTAAATTATTAAATGGTGGTAAGCACGTAAATGATGCCGGAATAATTTATACGAAGACCTCTGAGTTGAATGTTGCGCCTATGGATGAAGATGTTCGTTTGATGATGAACTTAGATGGTGAATATGGTGGCGATGCGCCGATGCGTTTCAAAGCATTACCGCAACATATTGAATTTTATGTTAATTTAGATGAGATGTCTGAAGATTCGTATGCCGGTGACAATGAGATGAAAGAAGTCAGTGATGCTTTTGTGAAAGAGATGGAAGTCTTAACACAAGAAGACCTAAATGAAGATGGTAAAATTAGTTAAGCAATGAAAAAAGTTGCTTTTAAGCGTTAGATACTATAAAGTAGTAAAGAAGTATTGGACGTAGTAGCGGATAAAATGAAATATTTTAGGGGGCTGAGACACTAGTCTTAGTTCCCTTTGTTATGTACGGTTCAAACAAGAAAGAGAGAGTGTACAATGTTACCAGTAAGTAAAAATGACCGTTTAGTGGTGGATGTAATTGATTTAACCCACGAAGGACGCGGTGTTGCAAAAGTAGATGGTTACCCAATTTTTATTGAAAATGCTCTACCAGGCGAGCAAGTAAAAATTCATGTGATGAAAGTCGGTAAGAAATTTGCTTTTGCGAAAGTATTAAATATATTAACAGAATCAGATAGCCGTGTCGCATTAGAAGATGAAACATTAATTCGTACCGGAATTGCTCCATTACAACATATGAGCTATGAAGCACAATTAGACTTCAAGCAAAAACAAGTTGAAAATGTTATGCGTAAAGTGGCAAAGATGCCTGAAATCGAAGTATTACCGACAATGGGGATGGAAGATCCAACACATTATCGTAATAAAGCACAAATCCCTGTAAGAAAAATTGACGGAGAATTACAAACAGGTTTCTACCGTCGTAACAGCCATGATTTAGTGCCGATTGAATCGTTTTATATTCAAGATGAAGTAATTGATCAAGCTGTTATTGCGGTTAGAGAAGTATTACGTAAGTTCAACGTTAAACCTTATAACGAAGAAGACAATACCGGCTTAATTCGCCATATTATTGTTCGTCACGGACATTATACGGGTGAATTAATGGTAGTCTTAGTGACACGTGTTGGTAAAATTTTCCAAGGCGATAAAGTAGTAGCTGAAATCGTAGAAGCTTTACCAAATGTTACATCAATCATTCAAAATATCAATGGTGATCAAACAAACGTTATATTAGGTGAATGGACAAGAACACTTTATGGTAAAGATGTGATTGTTGATGAGTTGTTAGGCAAACGTTATGAAATATCAGCTAAATCATTTTTCCAAGTAAATACCAAACAAGCAGAAGTTTTATATCAAGTAGCCATTGATTTTGCTGATTTGAAAGAAACAGACACAGTGATTGATGCTTATTGTGGAACAGGGACTATTGGTTTAACGATTGCAGATAAAGTAGAACATGTCTATGGTATGGAAATTGTGCCAGAAGCAATTAAAGATGCAAAACGTAACCAAGAAATCAATGATGTTGAGAACGTAACATTCCAAGTAGGTGCAGCTGAATATGTCTTGCCAGAGTGGCAAGAAAAAGGAATTGAAGCTGATGTTATTATTGTGGATCCACCACGTAAAGGCTTGAAAGAAAGCTTTATCGAAACATCTGCCGCAATGCAACCAGAAAAAATTGTTTACGTTTCATGTAACCCAAGTACCTTTGCTCGTGATGTGAAGATTTATGCAGGTCTAGGTTATGAATTAACAAAAATTCAACCGGTTGATATGTTCCCACAAACACCACATGTTGAAGTGGTAGGTCTATTAACAAAAATGAATTAATACTATAATGAAGACGTTTCTTAATAAGAAGCGTCTTTTTATTTAATGAATTTTCAGATAAAATTATTGGTATAATAAAGTGAATGAGCCAAACGTGAGAGGAGACCACACATGATTGAGACGACTCGGTTAATATTGAGAGAGTATGGACTAGTTGATTTTGATGCGTTATATGAGGTATTATCAGATGTTTATGCGATTACTAGAGATGAGTGGTAAAAATTATCTGGAGAATAATATATTCGTATTGTTTAGGGGAAATACTAGGTGTATTATGACAAAAGAGTTAGTTAATAGGAGGAAATAAATGTTTACAAAAGAAAGTTTTGATGTATTTGAAATTGAAGGACTGGACGCGCGTATGGAAGCGATCAGAGCAAAAATCCAGCCTGTTTTTCAAGCGATTGGTGAAGAAGTGGTGTCCGCACTTACGTCTGAATTAGAAGAGGAATTAATGATTCATATTGCACAGCACCGACGTCGCACAGCCTATGCACCGGAAAGTACTTGGGCGGCTTTTGGTGGTAATAAGCGAGGTTATAAAAAATTTCCTCACTTTGAGTTAACGATCAATGAAGACTATATTGGGATGTGGTTAAGTTTTATTGATAATCCAGAATTTGAAAAAGAAATCGCCCAAGCATTTATTGATCATCAATCATTGATTCAAACGCTAGATGAAACATTCGTTGTATCACTAGATCACACGAAACCAGATGTTCTGAAATTAAAAGAAATGGATCTGGAAAAAGGATTAATCAGATGGCGAGATGTCAAAAAAGGTGAGTTTATGGTTGGCCGAATCATTCACAAAGAAGAGGATAAACAGCTACAACCTGATGCACAATTATCATATATGTTAAGCACATATCAAGCTTTGCTTCCTTTGTACAATTTAGCATATAAAGTTAGAAAATAACCATTTCTATTTTTTTTAAAGGGATATTTCTTCTATTTTTTGATGAATAATGTTACACTATCGTTAGTTATTTAATATAGAAAGAGTGGTAAATGTTCATGCAGAAGTTTTTGATAGATCAAGAAACATTTATTGGATCTGTGGCGTTAAAAGTTAGAGATATGGAAAAGCAATTAGCTTTTTACACTGATGTATTGAAATTAGATATTTTGAATGAAGAAAATGACATGGCTTTTTTAGGTATTAAGGGAAGAAAAGCCCCTTTAATTGCCTTATTAGAAGAACCAGGAGCCTTACCAAGTCCTTATACGCATAACGGATTAAATCATATTGGGTTTAAAGTGAAAACAAGACAACAATTAAGTGAATTTTTGAATCATCTAGAAGCGGTTAATTATCCTGTATTAGAAACATTAGATTATGGCTACGCTGAAGTATTAGTGATTAAAGACCCGGAATATAATGTGATAAAAATTTACTGGGACAAAGAAATCAAAACAGAAAAGTTCACACAAGAAAATCGTCCATTAGATGTTGAAGATTTAAGACGTGTATCGTCCGACAAATTAGAGCAATTAAGTGTTAAAACAGTTGTGGGACATGTTCAATTAAATGTATCAGACATTGAGAAAAGCGAAGCTTTTTATAAAGAAGTTTTAGGACTGAGATTAAGAGAAACAGATTTTCGTAGTGTCAGATATTTATCAGGTAACGACTATCATCACCATATTTCACTAAGACATTCTCAGATATTAGAAGTGGATAAACCAGATGATGAACATATGGGATTAGATTATGTGACATTTTATCTACGTAATGAAGAAGCCTTAGAAGCATTAAAAATGCATCTTGATGACATGAAGATGGATTATTTCTACAATAAAGGCAAACGTATTTTGAATGTGGATGATCCAGATGGTATGCATATTTGGTTTAGAGTGATAGAGATGACGGTGTAGTAAAATATTGAAAAGATCAAAGAAAAGAGGCTCTTTGTCAAATTGGACTGATGAGTAATTTTAGCCAACCATGAAAATGGAGAAAACATTCTCTGATTTCATGGTTTTTTGTTATTTAATGATTAACTTCTATCAAACCTTCGGTTAAAAAGATTCTAATCCTCATATTGCTGAAAGATTTGAATCCATAAGAAACTCGTTTTAATGTTTTGATGTGTGTATTCTTTGCTTCAATCTTCCCATTTGAATAGGGATGTATTAAAGCATTGGTAATTCCTTCCTGATGACGTATCAGGTTTTGTACTTGTCCTTTAAACTCTTCATCTAATTCATCTGGTAAAGTATTCAATAATTCAAAGAATCGTTCATATTCTTTTCTTCTAAATGAATCTAATAAATCATGGAAGTAGCCATAGGCTAATTTTAGAGGTTCGGAAAAATCTAATAACCGATCAATCATCATCTGTTCGGTCAAATAAGGATACTTATTTGACCGAAAGCTCGGCCATCTTTTGTATTCAGAGATATTAATGTCTAATCTATTTTTAAGTAGGAAGCGCCAATTTTTCTTAAGTTTACTTGCTTCTACTTTATGTCCCGATGCCTTGAGTTTTTTCATTTCCCGTACTCTGAAACTATTAAAGGCTTCATTCAAATGTTTAACAATATGAAAACGATCAATGATTAATTCAGCATTTGGAAAGATATCCTTCACTAATTGGAAATAAGCTGCATTCATATCTGTCACAAGGTATTTGACTCTGAATCGTTCTTCATCTGGATAGCGATTAAAGTGAGGTATAAGATAATTTAATCTTCTGCTTTCCAATATTTCAACTAATTGTCCTGATTCACCATCAGCACAAATAAAACTCATAGAGTCTTCTATGGCTGTATGCGAACGGAATTCATCAACCATTAAAACCTCAGGCAACCAACGTTTTTTTGGACTAGGAAGGTAAGTTTCTAACGATTTTAATACCTGAATCACTTTACTTATTGAAACACTACATAATTTAGCAATTAGTTTTAGAGATATTCTTTCACCTAATAACTCAATAATTTTGCCTTCAATTATCCTTGAAACATTGTGACAAGGTTTAACTAAATCAATTTGAGCAGTCCAGTGCTTATTACAGTTGCGACAACGATAGCGTTGCTTAGATAGCTTCATAGAGACAATTCCTGTGTTCTCATGTGTTAATAGAATCTCTACTTCTTTAGAACCATTCTTAACAATAACGTACTTGCCGTCGCATTCTCTTGGAGAAGAGTCACAATTAGGGCAAGCTATCGTTTTAGGTTTATAGCTCGCTTTTATAATTTTCGCAGGCTTATTACGATAGGTTCCTTCGGAAACACTAGAAATTGTTAGATTAGAGTCTTCAATTCCATAAATTTTTTTGATATCATTAATCATAGCATATCGCTCCTTTTGTTTGTTTTGTGTGGTAACTTAATTTTAACAAAAGGCGATATGTTTTTTTAAGATTAAATACAAAAATAGGGCTGAAGAAGGAATAAACCTTCATCAGTCCTATTTATTATAGAGCCAGAAAAGAAATGGCAACTTACTGTCATTTCTTTTTTGTTTATCGAGCAATCACGGTGAATAATATCTTTAGAAATATCTCAGTATATGGTAAAATAATTTAGATTGCACATAAAATGAAGCGTTTTGAGTGAGAAACCAAATAGAAGGAATGAATAGAGTAATGAAAAAATTTTTGATCAAAGGTGGCACGAAGCTTAAGGGCGAAGTGACTATCAATGGGGCTAAGAACAGTACAGTTGCATTAATTCCAGCTGCTATTATGGCAGATTCACCAGTTGTTTTAGAAGGTGTGCCGGATATTGCAGATGTTTATTCATTAAAAGAAATATTGGAAATCATGGGTGTAGGTGTCACATTTGAAGACAATACGATGACCATTGATCCAACAAAGATGGTATCAATTCCCATGCCAAGTGGAAAAATTAATAGTTTAAGAGCGTCTTATTATTTCATGGGGGCTTTGCTTGCTAAATATGGTGAAGCAGTTGTAGGTCTTCCTGGTGGTTGTTTCTTAGGACCTCGTCCAATCGATTTACATGTTAAAGGGTTTGAAGCATTAGGGGCTCAAGTGAAATCTGAACATGGGGCTATGTATTTAAAAGCGCCAGAAGGTGGCCTAGTTGGAGCCCGTATTTTCATGGATGTTGTATCTATCGGAGCAACTATTAACGTGATGTTAGCAGCGACAACAGCTAAAGGACGTACAGTAATTGAGAATGCGGCGCGTGAACCAGAAATTATTGATGTGGCGACATTATTAAATAATATGGGTGCTAAAATTCGTGGTGCTGGAACTGATGAAATTAGAATTGATGGTGTTGAGAAACTTTCAGGATGTCGTCATACCATTATTCCTGACCGTATTGAAGCAGGAACGTATTTATCGTTAGCAGCAGCAGCGGGAGAAGGGATATTAGTTAAAAATGTTATTCGTGAACATTTAGATAGTTTTATGTTAAAACTTGAAGAAATGGGCGTTAAAATGGATATTTACGAAGAAAGCATCTTTGTTCATCCAACGAATGAATTAAAACCAACAAATGTTAGAACTTATCCATATCCTGGATTTGCAACGGATTTACAACAACCTATTACACCATTATTATTAAAAGCAACGGGTGAAAGTATTATTGAGGATACTATTTACCAACAACGTGTTAACCATATTCCAGAATTAGCTCGTATGGGTGCAAAAGCAAAAGTTGAAGGCAATATGATTGTATTATCAGGTCCCAATGAATTACACGGAGCAGAAGTTGCAGCGAGTGATTTAAGAGCGGGTGCTTGTTTAGTGATTGCTGGTATTATGGCACAGGGAGAAACAAAAGTCTCAAATATTGGCCATATCTTAAGAGGTTATGATTGCTTTATCGAAAAATTAACCACTCTAGGAGCGGATATCCAATTAATCGAAGAAGATTAGGAAAGTAGGGATCATCTTGAAAGATTATTTAACAATGGGGGAACTTGAAAATAGTACCCTGAAAGAAATCTACGAATATGCCCGACAATTTAAAATACCTTATTACAGTCAGATGAATAAGAAGGAATTGTCATTAGCCGTCATTAGAGCACAAGCAGAAAAACAAGGATTCTTTATGATGGAAGGTATATTAGATATTGTCTCGCAAGATGGTTATGGCTTTTTAAGACCTATTAACTATTCATCAAGTGCAGAAGATATTTATATTTCTTCTTCACAAATTAGACGATTTGGTTTAAGAAATGGGGACAAAGTTAGCGGTAAAGCTAGACCACCAAAAGAAAGCGAACGCTATTATGGTCTGATGCATGTGGAGACTGTCAATGGAAAAAATCCAGAAGAAGCAAAAGAACGTCCACATTTCCCAGCGCTAACGGCAACATACCCTGACAAGCAATTATTATTAGAAACAACACAAGGACGTTTAGGGACAAGAATGATTGATATTTTTGCGCCAGTCGGTTTTGGTCAACGTGGCTTAATAGTCGCACCACCTAAAGCTGGTAAAACGTCATTAATTAAGGAAATTGCCAATGGTATTACAACAAACTATCCTGAAGTTGAGTTAATCGTTTTATTACTAGATGAACGTCCAGAAGAAGTAACCGATATTGAACGGAGTGTCAAAGCAGATGTTGTATCATCAACTTTTGATCAACAGCCTCAAAATCATACGCGTATTTCTGAATTAGTATTAGAACGTGCAATGCGTTTAGTTGAGGATAAACGAGACGTTGTGATTTTGATGGATAATATCACGCGTTTGGCACGTGCCTATAACTTAGTGATTCCACCAAGTGGTCGCACGTTAAGTGGAGGAATTGATCCAGCGGCCTTTTATCGCCCTAAAAAATTCTTTGGTGCTGCGCGTAATATTGAAGAAGGTGGTAGCTTAACCATCTTATCAACGGCACTAGTAGACACTGGGAGTCGTATGGATGATGTTATTTACGAAGAATTCAAGGGAACAGGTAATATGGAATTACACTTATCTCGTGAATTAGCAGAACGACGAATCTTCCCAGCCATTGATATTAAAAAGTCAGGAACAAGACGCGAAG is drawn from Vagococcus xieshaowenii and contains these coding sequences:
- a CDS encoding UDP-N-acetylglucosamine 1-carboxyvinyltransferase, with the protein product MKKFLIKGGTKLKGEVTINGAKNSTVALIPAAIMADSPVVLEGVPDIADVYSLKEILEIMGVGVTFEDNTMTIDPTKMVSIPMPSGKINSLRASYYFMGALLAKYGEAVVGLPGGCFLGPRPIDLHVKGFEALGAQVKSEHGAMYLKAPEGGLVGARIFMDVVSIGATINVMLAATTAKGRTVIENAAREPEIIDVATLLNNMGAKIRGAGTDEIRIDGVEKLSGCRHTIIPDRIEAGTYLSLAAAAGEGILVKNVIREHLDSFMLKLEEMGVKMDIYEESIFVHPTNELKPTNVRTYPYPGFATDLQQPITPLLLKATGESIIEDTIYQQRVNHIPELARMGAKAKVEGNMIVLSGPNELHGAEVAASDLRAGACLVIAGIMAQGETKVSNIGHILRGYDCFIEKLTTLGADIQLIEED
- a CDS encoding DUF1054 domain-containing protein is translated as MFTKESFDVFEIEGLDARMEAIRAKIQPVFQAIGEEVVSALTSELEEELMIHIAQHRRRTAYAPESTWAAFGGNKRGYKKFPHFELTINEDYIGMWLSFIDNPEFEKEIAQAFIDHQSLIQTLDETFVVSLDHTKPDVLKLKEMDLEKGLIRWRDVKKGEFMVGRIIHKEEDKQLQPDAQLSYMLSTYQALLPLYNLAYKVRK
- a CDS encoding ISL3 family transposase gives rise to the protein MINDIKKIYGIEDSNLTISSVSEGTYRNKPAKIIKASYKPKTIACPNCDSSPRECDGKYVIVKNGSKEVEILLTHENTGIVSMKLSKQRYRCRNCNKHWTAQIDLVKPCHNVSRIIEGKIIELLGERISLKLIAKLCSVSISKVIQVLKSLETYLPSPKKRWLPEVLMVDEFRSHTAIEDSMSFICADGESGQLVEILESRRLNYLIPHFNRYPDEERFRVKYLVTDMNAAYFQLVKDIFPNAELIIDRFHIVKHLNEAFNSFRVREMKKLKASGHKVEASKLKKNWRFLLKNRLDINISEYKRWPSFRSNKYPYLTEQMMIDRLLDFSEPLKLAYGYFHDLLDSFRRKEYERFFELLNTLPDELDEEFKGQVQNLIRHQEGITNALIHPYSNGKIEAKNTHIKTLKRVSYGFKSFSNMRIRIFLTEGLIEVNH
- a CDS encoding VOC family protein; this translates as MQKFLIDQETFIGSVALKVRDMEKQLAFYTDVLKLDILNEENDMAFLGIKGRKAPLIALLEEPGALPSPYTHNGLNHIGFKVKTRQQLSEFLNHLEAVNYPVLETLDYGYAEVLVIKDPEYNVIKIYWDKEIKTEKFTQENRPLDVEDLRRVSSDKLEQLSVKTVVGHVQLNVSDIEKSEAFYKEVLGLRLRETDFRSVRYLSGNDYHHHISLRHSQILEVDKPDDEHMGLDYVTFYLRNEEALEALKMHLDDMKMDYFYNKGKRILNVDDPDGMHIWFRVIEMTV
- the gatB gene encoding Asp-tRNA(Asn)/Glu-tRNA(Gln) amidotransferase subunit GatB, whose protein sequence is MNFETVIGLEIHVELKTDSKIFSPSPAHFGAEPNVNTNEIDFSYPGVLPVLNKGALEYGIKAALALNCGIAEYTHFDRKNYFYPDNPKAYQISQADYPVGANGWIEIEVNGETKKIRIERVHLEEDAGKNIHGTDGYSYVDLNRQGTPLIEIVSEADMRSPEEAYAYLEAVRSMIQFAGVSDVKMEEGSMRCDANISLRPYGQEKFGTKAEIKNINSISNVKKGLEYEVKRQEKVLLSGGMIQQETRRFDDSTGETILMRVKEGASDYRYFPEPDIPILEISPEWVEELRTQIPEMPKVRRTRYVEELGLPEYDAMVLTLSKEMSDFFEATIANKVDPKAASNWLMGEVSAHLNSAQLELHETKLTPDNLAGMIQLINDGTISSKMAKKVFKELIENGGDAKQVVEAKGLVQLSDPSQLLPIITEILDNNEQSIEDYKNGKDRAVGFLVGQTMKATKGQANPGIVNKLLMEELAKR
- the rho gene encoding transcription termination factor Rho — protein: MKDYLTMGELENSTLKEIYEYARQFKIPYYSQMNKKELSLAVIRAQAEKQGFFMMEGILDIVSQDGYGFLRPINYSSSAEDIYISSSQIRRFGLRNGDKVSGKARPPKESERYYGLMHVETVNGKNPEEAKERPHFPALTATYPDKQLLLETTQGRLGTRMIDIFAPVGFGQRGLIVAPPKAGKTSLIKEIANGITTNYPEVELIVLLLDERPEEVTDIERSVKADVVSSTFDQQPQNHTRISELVLERAMRLVEDKRDVVILMDNITRLARAYNLVIPPSGRTLSGGIDPAAFYRPKKFFGAARNIEEGGSLTILSTALVDTGSRMDDVIYEEFKGTGNMELHLSRELAERRIFPAIDIKKSGTRREELLISADKLEEIWHIRRNMKGDSLDYTEQLLTFLKKTKTNEELYKAFKDVTFGKKGRR
- the rlmD gene encoding 23S rRNA (uracil(1939)-C(5))-methyltransferase RlmD, whose protein sequence is MLPVSKNDRLVVDVIDLTHEGRGVAKVDGYPIFIENALPGEQVKIHVMKVGKKFAFAKVLNILTESDSRVALEDETLIRTGIAPLQHMSYEAQLDFKQKQVENVMRKVAKMPEIEVLPTMGMEDPTHYRNKAQIPVRKIDGELQTGFYRRNSHDLVPIESFYIQDEVIDQAVIAVREVLRKFNVKPYNEEDNTGLIRHIIVRHGHYTGELMVVLVTRVGKIFQGDKVVAEIVEALPNVTSIIQNINGDQTNVILGEWTRTLYGKDVIVDELLGKRYEISAKSFFQVNTKQAEVLYQVAIDFADLKETDTVIDAYCGTGTIGLTIADKVEHVYGMEIVPEAIKDAKRNQEINDVENVTFQVGAAEYVLPEWQEKGIEADVIIVDPPRKGLKESFIETSAAMQPEKIVYVSCNPSTFARDVKIYAGLGYELTKIQPVDMFPQTPHVEVVGLLTKMN
- a CDS encoding diacylglycerol kinase; translated protein: MRARVIYNPTSGKELLKRHLPDILMILEEAGYEASAYATTPEPNSAETEARRAAIDGFDLVVAAGGDGTINQVINGIAPLEKRPRVGIIPGGTTNDYARALKIPRNDVLEAARVMLKKQTLKIDVGQADDHYFINIGAGGYLTELTYEVPSQLKSIFGYLAYIVKGAEMLPRVKPINMRLEYDDGVYEGEASMFFVGLTNSVGGFETIVPDAQLDDGKFSLIIVKTANLVEILRLIVKLLNGGKHVNDAGIIYTKTSELNVAPMDEDVRLMMNLDGEYGGDAPMRFKALPQHIEFYVNLDEMSEDSYAGDNEMKEVSDAFVKEMEVLTQEDLNEDGKIS